The window GCGCTAAATCTTCAACTATCTCCGAAAATAAAGAAAACGTACTATCACGATGAGTGTCGTAAACTTCACGAACAACCAACGCAGTACGCTTTTCGCTTAATAGCTTCAAGAATATTTTCAACGCAGCATGATAAGACTTCGATGAGCCGTACCCACCAACTAAGAAGTAAGTTTTGTACGACCAATCAAAAAGAAAGTCTTCGAAATGTGGATTGACTTCTTTCTCTTTCATCGTAACCAACTTTAACCTCTCCTTTCATGCATGATTACGTATTTAATATTCAATCTAGCTTCCGATAATAAAAAATTATGTCTACTAGATATGCTCCTAAAACGTTGATAAATCTAGGATTTTAATTTTGCAATAAAGTTATCACATGCAGAATCTTATACATCGTTGATTTAACAGTATTTTGGATAATCACTTTGGGATATTTCCCAAGATTTCTTGCATAAAACTACTCTTTCTTTTTCGAGACAATTTTGATTTCAATCGGACCCGAATCTTTATCTTCAGAAAGCTTTTTAATTTCAGCTTCAGTCTTTTGGATATTTAACTTAGCTTGCTCATTACGTAACTGCTTTAGTTCACTATCATTAAGTAGATCCATGTGTTTCGATAAGTATTCTAGAGCCTTCATCTTGTCGGCCAACTTAACGGTTATGCCATCTTTGCCTTGTTTAACCTCGGTTATCAAAGTACCGTCAACCTCTTCAGACTCATTGAGATTCACAAAGCTGCGTGTCCAGGTTTTAATGTTGCCGTTCATATCCAACTCAGGTTCCCCTTTTTCGTTGTAGCTGACTTCCTCTGTCTTACCAAATTGAAGGTAGTCAGTTATGTCAGCAAAAGCGATGTCTATCCACTTTTGGATGAGGGTTCTTTTGTCTAGGAGTGCATTCTCTGATAAACCATCTCGTACACGGGTAATCTCTTCACGAATACTAGCATTCACTAGCAGTCGAGGTCCGTTAGCATTAGCGGTAGCATAATCACATCCATAAGCTTTCTTGTAAGCCTTAGTAGCATTCCAGTACTTCACGTAAAAACTAATAAAAAGCCGTTGCTTATCGGTAAAATCGTCATTCTCTGACTCAATGACTTCTACCGATTCAACGACTTCTTTTTTCTTAGTAGTACTCTTCTTTTGTTTCGGAGTACTCCGTTCATCCGATTGGAGTACTCCATTTAATTTAGCGTCCCAATTATCCTTAGCTTTGGATTTCCAAGAACCAATAGTTTTCTCTGGAACACCAAGCATTTCAGCAAGAGCACGATTCGTAATCTTACCCTCATGCTCTTTATATATCTCATACGCTTTATCTCGATTAGGATTTCTAGCTCTAGCCATCTCTCATAACACCACCTCCATAATTCATTTCCTGTTTAAATCACCTCATTATGCTATTTGCTTAATAAAATAATAAAGCACCCACTTTTAGGGTGCTTTAATCATCATTTTTCGATTTATTTGGATATGACCACTTTGAACCTGTAATATCAAATTCAAATAAGGTAACATCTTCATTTTTTTCATTGATGACAAAATGGAATTCTTTTAACCTATCAAAATCCATAATGTATTTCATTCTTTCATTCATCAATGTCGAATATTCTATAACTATTTTAGTTAAATTAATTACTTGCCCTTTTTCAATTTCACTTGGAACAACTGGTATAAAGAGTTCAATTTGTTTTTCTATGATTCCTGTATTAACAACTATATCCGGAAACTTATTAGAATCATCATCCATTGAACTAATACAAATATTACAATTCAATATAACATCTGAATTCCCAAATTGAGAAATCTTTATATACGAAGTTGATGTTGAATCAAAATCTACCTTGGATACCTTTCCTAATAAACTTTCGTAACCTTCAGTTCTTATTAATCTACTATTCTCATGAGTTTTAATTGTTTTCAATCCTAATGGTCCATGAAAATCATGAAGAAGAATAAAGGATCTATTGTTCTTTTTTTCTTGCTCAAAGTCTCTCTTCTTTTGGTTGCTATTATTCAATAATGCAATTGATATAGCTCCAATAAAACCTAAAAAGCTACCTAAGAAGCCTAACCATGGGTTTGCATCAGTTGAAACACCCGGAGCTGACCAAGTCAATAATCCGTAGTTAATAATAACAGGTACCAAAAGTATAGAACCGTATAAATATATTATATTCTTCAAATATATCCCTCCACACTAACCATAAGGCATACGGAGTTACATGTCACTAATACAATTTTGATATCCTCAGCAGCAAGCACTATCATATAAGCGTAGGGGAAGACACTCGATAATGCTCACTGCTCAAAATAAATCAGTCAATCATAGGCTTAATCTTGCCACCACAGGGGCATTGCTTTTCATAAACCTTTTTAATTATCCTTTTGCCTTCTTTCCAACTAGTACTTTGTTTTTCTAGTTGAGCTGGTCTTTTACATTTTTCACACTGCAATATATAATTCATAAGTTTCACCATCCTTTGATTAAACTCTCTAAACTGTGCCTTTTGAAGTCTTACAACTAAGTTGCTTCACACACACTTTTACAATGGCAGTTTGATTTAGTTTTCAAAGCATAATAAAAAGCCACACTCGATTGAATGTGACTTAAAAAATTATTTTTCTTTAGCAGTCCCTCGACCAAAAGTATATTTCTCGTTACACTCTTTGCAATCGCAAGAAATATCTGTACTTTTAAATCCAGGTATATCATCTTTTTCGTAATATACTTTTCCATTTCCACATGGACATTCATATACTTCGTTAATAACTTGTCCACTTCCAGCTCCATAACCAACACTGTGGTGATTACTATCTTCAAGTTGTTTTAAGTTCATAAACTCGCCTCCCTCCATACAACAATAATAAATCTTATGGAAGGATTTGTATGTAACATAATTTTGATAAATAAAAAGCAGCCATCTCCTCAAATGACTGCTTTCCTCGTATTACAACTCAACTTATTGTGGTAAAAACAGCTACGTAGCAACCGCCTTTCGTTTTTATTTAAAATTGTGAAATAAATTATCTGCAAATACATTATCTATTATTTAATTTTTATTTTTATTTTTGTTTTATTTATTAATAATTAAATATCTTTATATAACTAATTACATAAAAATCACCCCTCCCACAAGTACTGGGACGATCGTGTTGTCGCTTCTTCGATGTACGACTTTCGGCGCGAGTCGTCGGTCGTCTTTCTTTCTCCTTTTGTTGAAGAAAATTTTGGTAAGACCGAATTATTTACCGCTCCGTCCTTCCTCACAGTATAAAGGAAAAAACCATCATCTTCTAACTTTGTACCTTATGTAACTATTGGCACAAACAAGCTTAATTGTAACAATTTTAGCCAAAATCCCTTAAAATATTGTATAATATGGAAAAACAATACTTAATTTAGGGGAACTATATGAAATTTCTAAAAATCCATGCAAATATTTTAAAAAATTGGAAAGAAACTTGGGGAAGTTTAATAGTTTTGTTAATCCCATTGCTTTACACTATTGAGTATACAAAAGATATAATAATCAAATTTACGTATCACTGGGTAGTTGGTTTATTGTTGTTTCTAGCTGGTTGGATTCAAACTAATTATCATTTTGAAAGTAAACAAAAGTTAAGAAGTGATATATCTTCATTGGAAAATGCAAACGGTATGTTAAAATCGAATCTAGAATCCATACCTGATAATATGACCAAAACATTTTTTAAACATTTCGGATTAGGGAATAAAGATAGGGTAACTACTTACAGGGTAGATGAAAATGAATTCTTCATTCAAGTTGGTAGATACTCGGATAATCCTATTTTTAAAAAAGGTGGCCGAGGAAAATATCCTATAAATGAAGGTTTTATTGGTGAATGTTGGGTAAATGAAGAAGTTAAAGTGACTAACTTACCTGATTTCGATAAAAACCCCGATAGATATTATGATGAAATTGCAAAAAAATGCACAATTGAAAAAGCTGTAGTGAATAAAATAAAAATGAAAAGCAGAAGTTTTTATTGTAAAAGACTCTCTTTTAACGGTGAAGAACCTATTGCTGTAATTGTCATCGAATCCTGCAGCCGAACGTTTAGTGTTGATATGGATGA is drawn from Lysinibacillus sp. SGAir0095 and contains these coding sequences:
- a CDS encoding terminase small subunit — translated: MARARNPNRDKAYEIYKEHEGKITNRALAEMLGVPEKTIGSWKSKAKDNWDAKLNGVLQSDERSTPKQKKSTTKKKEVVESVEVIESENDDFTDKQRLFISFYVKYWNATKAYKKAYGCDYATANANGPRLLVNASIREEITRVRDGLSENALLDKRTLIQKWIDIAFADITDYLQFGKTEEVSYNEKGEPELDMNGNIKTWTRSFVNLNESEEVDGTLITEVKQGKDGITVKLADKMKALEYLSKHMDLLNDSELKQLRNEQAKLNIQKTEAEIKKLSEDKDSGPIEIKIVSKKKE